From a single Chloroflexota bacterium genomic region:
- a CDS encoding sugar phosphate isomerase/epimerase: MQISFVSASYVCDAISYPSVEFNWGEAERATTEHATPQVFAELLDRLEPARLNAVEVWKAHAGPWTWKLVDFVTLRQIIERRGLSVVSFASGLGDARENLDRTEVTFQAARVLGAPVIADWIDRDMAGKIYPLCQKYGIKVGVENHPERTAQELLETIQGYENWIGVTMDTGNMAAAGGDPVKAIYELQGHIVHVHFKDILPGGGHRCCALGKGVVDVEGVIQALKMVGYDGPLSIEIETGDHDPTAEIIESAETLRALL; encoded by the coding sequence ATGCAGATCTCGTTCGTCAGCGCCAGCTATGTGTGCGATGCCATCAGTTACCCGAGCGTCGAGTTCAATTGGGGGGAGGCCGAGCGCGCCACCACCGAGCACGCGACTCCCCAGGTGTTCGCCGAACTCCTTGATCGACTGGAGCCGGCGAGATTGAACGCCGTCGAGGTGTGGAAAGCGCACGCCGGGCCCTGGACGTGGAAGCTGGTCGATTTCGTCACGCTGCGCCAGATCATCGAGCGCCGGGGGTTGAGCGTGGTCTCCTTCGCCAGCGGCCTGGGCGACGCCCGGGAGAACCTGGACCGCACCGAGGTGACCTTCCAGGCAGCCCGGGTGTTGGGGGCACCCGTCATCGCCGATTGGATCGACCGGGACATGGCCGGCAAGATCTACCCCTTGTGCCAGAAGTACGGGATCAAGGTCGGCGTGGAAAACCACCCGGAGAGGACGGCCCAGGAGCTGCTGGAAACCATCCAGGGCTACGAGAACTGGATCGGCGTGACCATGGACACGGGGAACATGGCGGCAGCGGGCGGTGACCCGGTGAAGGCCATCTACGAGCTGCAAGGGCACATCGTCCACGTGCACTTTAAGGATATCCTGCCGGGCGGCGGCCACCGATGCTGCGCCCTGGGCAAGGGCGTCGTGGACGTGGAAGGGGTGATCCAGGCGCTGAAGATGGTCGGCTACGATGGCCCGCTGAGCATCGAGATCGAGACCGGCGATCACGATCCCACCG
- a CDS encoding M3 family oligoendopeptidase: MHPLVSESTRWDLSDLLTSPEAADEVIADLERLVEEMEAQRDRLSPDMEEEDFLAIVRQYEAISQALHRLGGYAYLWFSEDTQDQQALAFRSRIEQLGADVQNRILFFSLWWKGLDDEPAQRLMRHAGDYRYFLESLRRFKPYTLSEPEEQIINIKDVNGINALITLYDMITNRFLFELEVDGEKKLLTREQLMVYARDPRPEVRAAAYQELYRVYGEQGGLLGQIYAYRVRDWHNENLKLRHFPSPIAVRNLANDIPDAAVDTLLRVCRENAGVFQRYFRLKARWLGMDRLRRYDIYAPIVSAEKSYDYGEAVDLVLDTYQAFSSEMAEHARRVFTDRHIDAQVRPGKQGGAFSYGVLPGVTPYILLNYTGKARDVAVLAHELGHAIHSSLASHHSVLTFHPSLPLAETASVFGEMLLTDRLLREEKDAAVRRDLLASALDDTYATVLRQAYFALFEREAHDLVTEGRTTDQLCERYLANLHDQFGDAVEISEEFRWEWVSIPHIYHTPFYVYAYSFGQLLVLSLYQRYKEEGETFKPAYLKILAYGGSASPQQVLSEAGIDITSPAFWQGGFDVISGMIDELEAMEKE; the protein is encoded by the coding sequence ATGCATCCTCTCGTATCCGAATCCACGCGATGGGATCTGAGCGACCTGCTCACCTCGCCTGAGGCCGCCGATGAGGTCATCGCCGATCTGGAACGGCTGGTGGAGGAGATGGAAGCGCAACGTGATCGGCTATCCCCCGACATGGAGGAGGAGGACTTCCTCGCCATCGTCCGTCAATATGAGGCGATCTCGCAGGCGCTGCACCGGCTGGGCGGCTACGCATACCTCTGGTTCTCCGAGGACACCCAGGATCAACAAGCGCTCGCCTTCCGCAGCCGGATCGAGCAACTGGGCGCCGATGTCCAGAATCGGATCCTGTTCTTCAGCCTGTGGTGGAAGGGGCTGGACGACGAGCCGGCTCAGCGCCTCATGCGCCACGCCGGGGACTACCGCTACTTCCTGGAGAGCCTGCGCCGCTTCAAGCCCTACACCCTGAGCGAGCCGGAAGAACAGATCATCAACATCAAAGACGTCAACGGGATCAACGCGCTCATCACCCTCTACGACATGATCACGAACCGCTTCCTCTTCGAGCTGGAGGTGGACGGAGAGAAAAAGCTGCTCACCCGTGAGCAGTTGATGGTGTACGCCCGGGATCCACGCCCCGAGGTCCGCGCGGCCGCCTATCAGGAGCTATATCGGGTCTACGGGGAACAGGGCGGCCTGCTGGGACAGATCTACGCCTATCGGGTGCGGGATTGGCACAATGAGAACTTGAAACTGCGCCACTTCCCCTCCCCCATCGCCGTCCGAAACCTGGCCAATGACATCCCGGACGCCGCCGTGGATACCCTGCTGAGGGTATGCCGGGAGAACGCGGGCGTCTTCCAGCGCTACTTCCGGCTGAAGGCCCGCTGGCTGGGCATGGATCGGCTGCGCCGGTACGACATCTACGCCCCCATCGTCAGCGCGGAGAAGAGCTACGACTACGGTGAGGCGGTCGATCTGGTGCTCGACACCTACCAGGCGTTCTCGTCGGAGATGGCAGAGCACGCCCGACGGGTCTTCACCGATCGTCACATTGACGCCCAGGTGCGGCCGGGCAAGCAGGGAGGGGCTTTCTCCTACGGTGTTCTGCCGGGCGTCACCCCTTACATCCTGCTCAACTACACCGGCAAGGCCCGGGATGTGGCCGTGCTGGCCCATGAGCTGGGACACGCGATCCACTCCTCCCTGGCCAGCCACCACTCCGTCCTCACCTTCCACCCATCCCTCCCGCTGGCTGAGACGGCCTCCGTCTTCGGCGAGATGCTGCTGACGGACCGGCTGCTGCGTGAGGAGAAGGACGCAGCCGTGCGGCGAGATCTGCTGGCCTCCGCCCTGGACGACACCTACGCCACCGTGCTGCGCCAGGCTTACTTCGCCTTGTTCGAGCGTGAGGCCCACGATCTGGTCACCGAGGGACGAACCACGGATCAGCTCTGTGAGCGCTACCTGGCCAACCTGCACGACCAATTCGGCGACGCCGTGGAGATCAGCGAGGAGTTCCGCTGGGAGTGGGTCTCCATTCCACACATCTATCACACGCCGTTCTATGTGTACGCCTACAGCTTCGGACAACTGCTGGTGCTCTCCCTGTACCAGCGATACAAAGAGGAGGGAGAAACCTTCAAACCCGCCTATCTGAAGATCCTCGCTTACGGCGGATCGGCGAGCCCCCAGCAAGTGCTGAGCGAGGCAGGGATCGACATCACCTCGCCCGCCTTCTGGCAGGGCGGCTTCGACGTCATCTCCGGCATGATCGATGAGCTGGAGGCGATGGAGAAGGAATAG
- a CDS encoding class I mannose-6-phosphate isomerase, which produces MAKHIYPLTFEPQFRDYIWGGRNLEAFGRKLPPGIVAESWEISGHFSSPTAVDAGPYKGRLLTELLPELGIDLVGRRNQAALERGKFPLLVKLLDANQDLSVQVHPDDEYARVHENGELGKTEMWYILRAKPGARLIYGLRRGVTREDFLRALQEGDLERCLHYLPVREGDVVFIPTGTVHALLAGLVVVEIQQNSDATYRVYDWNRVGPDGKPRPLHIEKAMDVIDFNRVEPGAVRPEPVEVRDGFRREVITRCPYFIVEKIELTAGERFSGACTGDTFEIWGCVRGEAAVTWAGDPVILPTVRFTLLPAALGEFAVEAREPAVLLRTYVE; this is translated from the coding sequence ATGGCGAAGCACATCTATCCACTGACATTCGAGCCGCAGTTTCGGGATTATATCTGGGGCGGCCGCAACCTGGAGGCGTTCGGGCGTAAGCTGCCGCCCGGGATCGTGGCGGAGAGCTGGGAGATCAGCGGTCATTTCTCATCGCCCACTGCGGTGGACGCGGGGCCGTATAAGGGGCGTCTGTTGACGGAGTTGCTGCCCGAGCTGGGGATAGACCTGGTGGGGAGGCGCAATCAGGCGGCGTTGGAGCGAGGGAAGTTCCCCTTGCTCGTCAAGCTGCTGGATGCGAACCAGGATCTCAGCGTGCAGGTGCACCCGGATGACGAGTACGCCCGGGTGCATGAGAACGGTGAGCTCGGGAAGACGGAGATGTGGTACATCCTGCGCGCTAAGCCGGGGGCCCGCCTCATCTACGGTCTGCGTCGCGGTGTGACCCGCGAGGACTTTCTGCGGGCGTTGCAGGAGGGCGATCTGGAGCGCTGCCTGCATTACCTGCCGGTTCGGGAAGGAGACGTGGTCTTCATCCCGACAGGCACGGTGCACGCCCTGCTGGCGGGCCTGGTGGTGGTGGAGATCCAGCAGAATTCGGATGCGACCTATCGTGTGTACGATTGGAACCGGGTGGGGCCGGATGGCAAGCCACGGCCGCTGCACATCGAGAAGGCGATGGATGTGATCGACTTCAACCGGGTGGAGCCCGGTGCGGTGAGGCCAGAGCCGGTGGAGGTGCGGGATGGCTTCCGGCGTGAGGTCATCACCCGGTGTCCATACTTCATCGTGGAGAAGATCGAGTTGACGGCGGGCGAGCGCTTTTCCGGGGCGTGCACGGGGGACACCTTCGAGATCTGGGGATGCGTTCGGGGCGAGGCGGCGGTCACCTGGGCGGGCGATCCGGTGATCCTGCCCACGGTGCGGTTCACGCTGCTCCCGGCCGCCTTGGGAGAGTTCGCCGTGGAGGCTCGCGAGCCGGCTGTGTTGCTGCGGACGTACGTGGAGTAG
- a CDS encoding SAM-dependent methyltransferase: protein MELPEAFLERMARLLGDEYPAFLASYEKPPLVGLRVNTLKTSPEFLRACLPWRLDPIPWCPEGFLVSGDGRPGRHPYHAAGLYYLQEPAAMAVGTLLAPWPGEWVLDLCAAPGGKATHLASLLRGQGLLVANDVDRRRARVLAENLERWGARNVVVTSEAPGRLAERWAGCFDRVLVDAPCSGEGMFRRSETARREWKPSSVIGASRRQRAILEVAARLVRPGGWLAYATCTFAPEENEGVIAHFLAHHPEFDLVPPRRYSGFAPGRPDWLDEVSPGLKADLRDTVRLWPHQAPAEGHFIALMRRAGEDDPGDCPAARGSSPPASVRRLYEAFCADVLAVDLDGALWWWRSTLYLVPDVLPDLRGVRVLRPGWPLGALRRGRFEPAHALALGLTTADVQRVLDLPASDSRVFAYLRGESFPSPGEDGWVLVAVDGHPLGWGRRVRGVLKNRYPRGLRGDYGEGP, encoded by the coding sequence GTGGAGCTTCCCGAGGCATTTCTGGAGCGCATGGCCCGCCTGCTGGGCGATGAGTATCCGGCCTTCCTCGCCTCGTATGAGAAGCCGCCCCTCGTTGGGCTGCGGGTTAACACGCTGAAGACGTCGCCGGAATTCCTGCGGGCGTGCCTCCCCTGGCGCCTGGATCCGATCCCCTGGTGCCCGGAGGGGTTCCTCGTCTCCGGTGATGGGCGCCCGGGCCGGCATCCCTATCATGCGGCGGGCTTGTACTACCTGCAGGAGCCGGCGGCCATGGCTGTCGGGACGCTGCTGGCCCCCTGGCCGGGCGAATGGGTGCTGGACCTGTGCGCGGCCCCGGGTGGCAAGGCCACGCATCTGGCGTCGCTGCTCCGGGGGCAGGGGCTGCTGGTGGCCAATGATGTCGATCGGCGCCGGGCGCGCGTCCTGGCGGAGAACCTGGAGCGGTGGGGGGCGCGCAACGTCGTCGTGACCAGCGAGGCGCCGGGACGGCTGGCCGAGCGTTGGGCGGGATGTTTCGATCGGGTGTTGGTCGATGCTCCATGCTCCGGCGAGGGGATGTTCCGGCGCAGTGAGACGGCGCGCCGCGAGTGGAAGCCATCGTCGGTCATTGGGGCTTCCCGACGACAGCGGGCGATCCTGGAGGTCGCCGCCCGGCTGGTGCGCCCGGGCGGGTGGCTGGCTTATGCCACGTGTACCTTCGCTCCGGAGGAGAATGAGGGGGTGATCGCCCACTTCCTGGCCCACCACCCCGAGTTCGATCTGGTGCCGCCACGGCGCTACTCCGGCTTCGCCCCGGGCCGCCCCGACTGGTTGGACGAGGTTTCCCCCGGCCTGAAGGCCGATCTACGGGATACCGTGCGGCTCTGGCCGCATCAGGCCCCGGCGGAAGGGCATTTCATCGCCTTGATGCGTCGCGCCGGGGAGGATGACCCCGGTGATTGTCCGGCGGCCCGGGGGAGCTCACCTCCGGCCTCCGTGCGCCGCCTTTATGAGGCTTTTTGCGCCGATGTATTGGCCGTCGATCTGGATGGGGCGTTGTGGTGGTGGCGGTCGACGCTCTACCTGGTTCCGGATGTGCTTCCGGATCTCCGTGGGGTGCGCGTGCTGCGGCCGGGCTGGCCTCTGGGCGCGTTGCGGAGAGGGCGCTTTGAGCCCGCTCACGCTCTGGCGCTGGGGCTGACCACGGCGGACGTCCAGCGGGTGCTGGATCTCCCGGCGTCCGACTCCCGGGTGTTCGCCTACCTGCGTGGCGAGAGCTTCCCCTCGCCGGGCGAAGATGGTTGGGTGCTGGTGGCGGTGGATGGTCATCCCCTGGGCTGGGGGAGACGGGTGCGAGGCGTGTTGAAGAATCGCTACCCACGAGGCTTACGGGGGGACTACGGCGAGGGTCCATAG
- a CDS encoding rubrerythrin family protein → MRKMTQANLEAAFAGESQAHMKYVIFADRAEREGYPNIARLFRAIAYAEQVHATNHLRTLGNIGKTTENLEAAIAGETYEVDEMYPAFKAVAELQEEKAAVRSNHWALEAEKIHAKMYGDAKTAAEGGKDAEIGDIYICPTCGWTGIGEPPDECPVCKAKKSTFVKF, encoded by the coding sequence ATGCGCAAGATGACGCAAGCCAACCTGGAGGCAGCCTTCGCCGGCGAAAGCCAGGCCCACATGAAGTACGTGATCTTCGCCGATCGGGCGGAACGCGAGGGGTACCCCAACATTGCCCGCCTGTTCCGGGCCATCGCCTACGCCGAGCAGGTGCACGCCACCAACCATCTCCGCACGCTGGGGAACATCGGCAAGACGACGGAGAACCTGGAGGCGGCGATCGCTGGCGAGACCTACGAGGTAGACGAGATGTACCCCGCCTTCAAGGCCGTGGCGGAGCTCCAGGAGGAAAAGGCAGCCGTCCGCTCCAACCATTGGGCTCTGGAAGCGGAGAAGATCCACGCGAAGATGTACGGTGATGCCAAGACGGCCGCCGAAGGCGGCAAGGATGCCGAAATCGGGGACATCTACATCTGCCCTACCTGCGGCTGGACCGGAATCGGGGAGCCTCCCGACGAGTGCCCGGTGTGCAAGGCCAAGAAGTCCACATTCGTCAAGTTCTAG